The DNA region GTGAACTCCTTGGCCGGGACCTCCGGGCCGAGATAGCGAGCGCGCGGGCCCATGTCGCGGTGCGTCAGCTTGAACCAGGCGCGCGCGAAGGCGTCCGCGAACTGATCCGGGTGCTCCATGAAGCGCCGGGAGATCTTCTCGTAGACCGGGTCGAAGCGCAGCGAGAGGTCGGTGGTCAGCATCTCGGGCGCGATCCGCTTCGACGCGTCGTGGGCGTGCGGCACGGTGCCGGCGCCGGCGCCGCCCTTCGGCCGCCACTGATGCGCCCCGGCGGGGCTCTTCGTCAGCTCCCACTCGTAGCCAAAGAGGTTCCAGAAGAGGTTGTTGCTCCACTTGGTGGGCGTGGTGGTCCAGGTGACCTCGATGCCGCTGGTGATCGTGTCGGCGCCCCTGCCGCTGCCGAAGCTGCTTCGCCAGCCGAAGCCCTGCGCCTCGATGGGGGCCGCCTCGGGCTCCGGACCGACGTGCGTCGTGGGGCCCGCGCCGTGTGCCTTGCCGAAGGTGTGGCCGCCGGCGATGAGCGCGACGGTCTCCTCGTCGTTCATCGCCATGCGCGCGAAGGTCTCGCGGATGTCCTTGGCCGCCGCGAGGGGATCCGGGTTGCCGTTCGGGCCCTCGGGGTTGACGTAGATGAGGCCCATCTGCACGGCGGCGAGCGGGCTCTCCAGGTCGCGCTCGCCCGCGTAGCGCTTGTCGCCCAGCCACTCCTTCTCGGCGCCCCAGTAGATCTCGTCCTCGGGCTCCCAGACGTCCGCGCGGCCGCCCGCGAAGCCGAAGGTCTTTAGGCCCATCGTCTCGAGGGCGACGTTGCCGGCGAGGATCATCAGGTCGGCCCAGGAGATCCGGCGGCCGTACTTCTGCTTGATCGGCCACAGCAGGCGCCGCGCCTTGTCGAGGCTGACGTTGTCGGGCCAGCTGTTGAGCGGCGCGAAGCGCTGCTGGCCGGCGCCGGCGCCGCCACGGCCGTCGCCCACACGATAGGTGCCTGCGCTGTGCCAGGCCATGCGCACGAAGAGCGGGCCGTAGTGCCCGAAGTCCGCCGGCCACCAGTCCTGCGAATCGGTCATCAGCGCGGCGAGGTCCTTCTTGAGCGCCGCGTAGTCGAGCTGCTTGAACTCCTTGGCGTAGTCGAAGGCCTCGCCCATCGGATCGGACAGCGTGGAGTTCTTGTGGAGGATCCTCAGGTTCAACTGGTTCGGCCACCAGTCGCGATTCGACGGCCCGGTGCTCGCCGTCGCGCTAGCCCCGCCTGTCACGGGGCACTTGCTCTTGTCGCTCATCCCGTCGCTCCTTGCTCTTCCAGGTGGGGCTGCGGAGATTCTTGAAGCAGTCCCTCATGTCGCAATCAAGTAGACGCTAGTGCATCCCGGCTGCATTCTCAAGGCCCTCGGGCCTTCCAGTTGGCTCCTCCGCCGGATCGGGCTAAGCTTCGATCGGCCGCGTAAACAGCCTTCCGCCTCGCTTCGTCATCGGGCCAAGCAAGGAGACGCGACGGTGACTGGCGACAACAGACATCAGCAAGACCGGGAGCGCGCCGAGAGAGCCTTTGCGGGCGACGAAGCGGCCTGGCGGGCCATCTACGACGAGACCTGCCAGCCACTCTTCAACCTGCTGGCATTCCAGACCGGCGATCGCGACACCGCCCTCGACCTCTTGCAGGAGACCTATGTCACGGCCCTGCGCCGCCTGGACCACTACCGGGGGGACGGTCCCCTGGGGGCCTGGCTCCGGCGCATCGCCGTG from bacterium includes:
- the katG gene encoding catalase/peroxidase HPI codes for the protein MSDKSKCPVTGGASATASTGPSNRDWWPNQLNLRILHKNSTLSDPMGEAFDYAKEFKQLDYAALKKDLAALMTDSQDWWPADFGHYGPLFVRMAWHSAGTYRVGDGRGGAGAGQQRFAPLNSWPDNVSLDKARRLLWPIKQKYGRRISWADLMILAGNVALETMGLKTFGFAGGRADVWEPEDEIYWGAEKEWLGDKRYAGERDLESPLAAVQMGLIYVNPEGPNGNPDPLAAAKDIRETFARMAMNDEETVALIAGGHTFGKAHGAGPTTHVGPEPEAAPIEAQGFGWRSSFGSGRGADTITSGIEVTWTTTPTKWSNNLFWNLFGYEWELTKSPAGAHQWRPKGGAGAGTVPHAHDASKRIAPEMLTTDLSLRFDPVYEKISRRFMEHPDQFADAFARAWFKLTHRDMGPRARYLGPEVPAKEFTWQDPIPAVDHKLISARDIAALKTKILASGLSVAELVSTAWASAFTFRGSDKRGGASGARIRLAPQKDWEVNQPARLAKVLRTLEGIRKAFNAAQTGGKKVSLADLIVLGGCAGIEQAARSAGYRVTVPFTPGRMDASARQTDAESFAVLEPVADGFRNYLKATYSVPAEALLIDKAQLLTLTAPEMTVLVGGLRVLGANVGKSAHGVFTKRPETLTNDFFVNLLDMGTEWKPAGEGVYEGCDRRTGAKRWTATRVDLVFGSNSQLRALAEVYGSADAAAKFVADFVAAWTKVMNLDRFDLRG
- a CDS encoding RNA polymerase sigma factor; amino-acid sequence: MHPGCILKALGPSSWLLRRIGLSFDRPRKQPSASLRHRAKQGDATVTGDNRHQQDRERAERAFAGDEAAWRAIYDETCQPLFNLLAFQTGDRDTALDLLQETYVTALRRLDHYRGDGPLGAWLRRIAVRKALDWRRGFLSRTRRHLAFGLAAPQEAPAAPAPHFAGERAAFMTALGRLSAKQRAALILREVEELSFAEIGGALGCREATVRVHLHRAKESMRRELGGGERPVFAEEAEGWQP